A genomic region of Calditrichota bacterium contains the following coding sequences:
- a CDS encoding DUF2304 domain-containing protein, with translation MPLKARLFLLLLSLGMFVFILQLIRGRRLKIEHSILWLTVSVLMIILSVWQGFTDQIARAIGIDYPPALYFAIAIVFAFLMLLHLSMELSKMKDRIKTLNQELSISELYIQELKQKQHENTEINEGN, from the coding sequence ATGCCACTCAAAGCGAGACTTTTTTTACTGCTCCTGAGTTTGGGGATGTTTGTGTTTATTCTTCAGCTCATTCGGGGCCGACGACTCAAAATCGAGCATTCCATTCTCTGGTTGACGGTAAGTGTTTTGATGATTATTCTCTCGGTTTGGCAGGGTTTTACAGATCAGATTGCCCGTGCGATTGGAATTGATTATCCCCCTGCACTCTATTTTGCCATTGCCATTGTGTTTGCATTTTTAATGCTTCTGCATTTGTCCATGGAACTTTCCAAGATGAAAGACCGAATTAAGACGCTCAATCAAGAACTGTCGATCAGCGAATTATATATCCAGGAGTTGAAGCAAAAACAACATGAAAATACAGAGATTAACGAAGGAAACTGA
- a CDS encoding FemAB family PEP-CTERM system-associated protein — MKIQRLTKETEAAWDQYVLRHPHGNFYQLSGWQEVYASVFQFVPQYYFAVENSRIVGVLPLILMRNILGKPFLVSTPFSSYGGVCFDTREAGQFLLKWAKHLAAKYGVQYVEFRQYEQTFGHLPQKDVFVRLVTKLSSDPEELWKHSLKPKIRRFVRQGEKKGLYADWGHHYLNDFYRIFTTNMKRLGTPAHPIGLFGKLIEKFGDQVKLLVVKYEKRVIGGMFMVDYAGRILTDPWVSSLSEFNHLRPNHILYWNALKYGCENGYDFFDFGRSTQGTGTYEFKKPWGAEALVLPYEYYLHKAGTIPEVDANNNKYEFLISVWKKLPLPLATAVGKRVVKFLPEL; from the coding sequence ATGAAAATACAGAGATTAACGAAGGAAACTGAAGCGGCCTGGGACCAGTATGTGCTCCGTCACCCTCACGGTAATTTTTACCAGCTTTCGGGGTGGCAGGAGGTTTATGCATCTGTTTTCCAGTTTGTTCCGCAGTATTATTTTGCTGTCGAGAATAGCCGGATTGTTGGGGTTTTGCCTCTGATCTTAATGAGAAACATTCTGGGAAAACCGTTTTTGGTTTCCACTCCTTTTTCCAGCTACGGTGGGGTTTGTTTTGATACCCGGGAGGCCGGGCAATTCCTTTTAAAATGGGCGAAGCACCTGGCGGCAAAGTATGGCGTTCAATATGTGGAATTCCGTCAATATGAGCAAACCTTTGGCCATCTTCCTCAAAAGGATGTTTTTGTTCGATTGGTAACCAAATTAAGTTCGGATCCTGAGGAGCTTTGGAAGCATTCTCTCAAACCAAAGATTCGCCGGTTTGTTAGACAGGGCGAAAAAAAGGGGCTTTATGCGGATTGGGGACACCATTATCTGAACGATTTCTATCGCATATTTACAACGAACATGAAACGCCTGGGAACGCCGGCCCATCCCATTGGGCTGTTTGGAAAATTAATTGAGAAATTTGGCGATCAGGTCAAATTGTTGGTTGTAAAGTACGAAAAAAGGGTGATTGGGGGAATGTTTATGGTTGATTACGCCGGGAGAATTCTCACCGATCCGTGGGTCTCTTCTTTAAGCGAATTTAATCATTTGCGGCCAAACCATATTCTGTACTGGAATGCTCTGAAATACGGCTGCGAGAACGGGTATGATTTTTTTGACTTTGGGCGGTCAACACAGGGAACAGGAACCTATGAGTTCAAAAAACCCTGGGGGGCGGAGGCTCTGGTTCTTCCTTATGAATATTACCTGCACAAAGCCGGAACCATCCCGGAGGTCGATGCCAACAACAACAAGTATGAATTTTTAATTTCCGTTTGGAAAAAGCTTCCGCTGCCGTTGGCTACGGCCGTGGGAAAGCGTGTGGTGAAATTTTTACCGGAATTGTAA